The nucleotide sequence ACGCGGTGCGCGATCCGCCACGCGCCGTCGCGCTTCTCCACCTGATCGATGTACCGGCCGCCGTGCAGCGTCACGGGCGTGCCGGTGCGGTTGCGCCCGACCATCACGAAGTACGTCTCGGTATGCGCGATATCGCCGTCGAGGTCGCAGGTGTGGTTCGTGATGTAGTGCTGCTCGCCGTGGTGCGCCGTGCGGTGACCGGCGAACGCCCAGGTGATGAACTCCTCGACGGTCCCGCGGAACACCCCGTGGTCGTCGATCGCGTCGGGCCAGTAGGCCGAGCGGACCAAGTCCGCGTCGAGGCGGTCGACACCGCGGGTGTAGCGCAGCAGCGCGTCGTGGATGTCCTGCCGGTCGATCAGCTCCTGGAGGCGGCGGGGGTCCGGCGTTGTCGTCATACTCCCGAATCTAATCGTGTTGCTGCTATGATGCAATCATGCTCAACTATCGGCTCATGGGCCGCAGCGGGCTGCGGGTCTCCGATGTCGCGCTCGGGACAATGCTGTTCGGTGCCACCAACGGCTGGGGCGTCGGCGCCGAGACGGCCCAAGAGCTCTACGACACCTTCCGCGCCGAGGGTGGCAATTATCTCGAC is from Yinghuangia sp. ASG 101 and encodes:
- a CDS encoding nuclear transport factor 2 family protein, producing the protein MTTTPDPRRLQELIDRQDIHDALLRYTRGVDRLDADLVRSAYWPDAIDDHGVFRGTVEEFITWAFAGHRTAHHGEQHYITNHTCDLDGDIAHTETYFVMVGRNRTGTPVTLHGGRYIDQVEKRDGAWRIAHRVSMVEWIGGVTEPDLPPVRREENGVVARDRTDTSYDRPLLTEARRAR